In a single window of the Chondrocystis sp. NIES-4102 genome:
- a CDS encoding phosphoglucomutase/phosphomannomutase alpha/beta/alpha domain I produces the protein MNIRTVSTTPFSDQKPGTSGLRKSVTVFQQPHYLENFVQAIFNSLKGVKGQTIVLGGDGRYYNREAIQIILKMAAANGIGRVLVGKAGILSTPAASAIIRQYKAYGGIILSASHNPGGPDGDFGIKYNITNGGPAPEKVTEAIYAQSKDINSYQILEADDINLDKLTVTRLGEMSVEVIDPVEPYARLMESLFDFDSIRQLIKNDFKMCIDSMHAVTGTYAKDIFEKRLGAESGTVQNGVPLEDFGGGHPDPNLVYAHDLVEIMFAPDAPDFGAASDGDGDRNMILGNNFFVTPSDSLAVLTANATLVPGYKNGLSGVARSMPTSEAVDRVADKLNISCYETPTGWKFFGNLLDADKATLCGEESFGTGSNHVREKDGLWAVLFWLNILAVRGESVEAIVKDHWKTYGRNYYSRHDYEEVDKERATALMDRLGSMLDTMPGKQFGNYQVKYADDFSYSDPVDGSVSKNQGIRIGFTDGSRIVFRLSGTGTKGATLRLYIESYEQNASKHNLDTQQALKPLIDLAEEIAQIQQYTQRNEPTVIT, from the coding sequence ATGAACATACGTACTGTTTCCACAACTCCATTTTCGGATCAAAAACCTGGAACATCGGGATTACGTAAATCAGTTACAGTTTTTCAACAACCCCACTATTTAGAGAATTTTGTTCAGGCAATTTTTAATTCTTTAAAAGGTGTCAAAGGTCAAACCATAGTTTTAGGGGGTGATGGTCGATACTATAACCGTGAAGCAATTCAAATTATTCTTAAAATGGCTGCTGCTAACGGTATCGGGCGTGTTTTAGTGGGAAAAGCGGGCATTCTTTCAACTCCAGCAGCTTCAGCAATCATTCGTCAATATAAAGCTTATGGCGGAATTATTCTCTCGGCTAGTCATAATCCAGGAGGCCCAGACGGAGACTTCGGAATTAAGTACAATATTACTAATGGAGGACCTGCGCCAGAAAAAGTAACCGAAGCAATTTATGCACAGTCCAAAGATATTAATAGTTATCAAATTCTAGAAGCGGATGATATTAATTTAGATAAATTGACAGTAACCCGTTTAGGAGAAATGAGTGTGGAGGTGATCGATCCCGTCGAACCTTATGCACGCCTGATGGAGTCTTTATTCGATTTTGACAGTATTCGCCAACTGATTAAAAACGACTTTAAAATGTGCATAGATTCCATGCACGCGGTTACAGGGACTTATGCCAAAGACATCTTTGAAAAACGCTTGGGTGCGGAGTCGGGGACAGTACAAAATGGAGTACCGCTAGAAGATTTTGGTGGAGGACATCCAGATCCTAATTTAGTTTATGCCCATGATTTAGTAGAGATTATGTTTGCCCCTGATGCCCCTGATTTTGGTGCAGCCTCCGATGGGGATGGCGATCGCAATATGATTTTGGGTAATAACTTTTTTGTCACACCTAGCGATAGTTTAGCGGTATTAACTGCCAATGCAACTTTAGTACCAGGATACAAAAACGGCTTATCTGGAGTAGCGCGATCGATGCCTACTAGTGAAGCGGTGGATCGAGTGGCGGATAAACTTAATATCAGTTGTTACGAAACCCCTACAGGCTGGAAATTCTTCGGAAATTTACTCGATGCCGATAAAGCAACTCTTTGTGGTGAAGAAAGCTTTGGCACTGGTTCAAATCATGTGCGTGAAAAAGATGGACTCTGGGCGGTATTGTTTTGGTTAAATATCTTAGCAGTTAGGGGGGAATCCGTAGAAGCGATCGTTAAAGATCATTGGAAAACTTACGGGCGTAATTACTATTCCCGTCATGACTACGAAGAAGTAGACAAGGAACGTGCCACAGCATTAATGGATCGTTTGGGTAGTATGCTTGATACTATGCCAGGTAAACAATTTGGTAATTATCAAGTCAAATATGCCGACGACTTTAGCTATAGCGATCCTGTAGATGGTAGTGTGAGTAAAAACCAGGGTATTCGCATTGGTTTTACAGATGGTTCACGTATTGTTTTCCGTCTTTCTGGTACAGGTACAAAGGGTGCAACCCTCAGATTATATATAGAAAGTTACGAACAAAATGCTAGTAAACATAATCTCGATACCCAGCAAGCATTAAAACCTTTGATCGATTTAGCCGAGGAAATCGCCCAAATACAGCAATATACTCAACGTAATGAACCTACTGTAATCACTTAA
- a CDS encoding methyltransferase FkbM family protein: MKYKTLSQVIAEQSIERIYLLKIDVAKAELDVIEGIKEEYWAKIQQIVMEVHNINNRLQKIIKLLKSQGFSQINYQEDSV; encoded by the coding sequence GTGAAATATAAAACTCTATCACAAGTAATAGCAGAACAATCCATAGAGAGAATCTATCTTTTAAAAATAGATGTTGCAAAAGCAGAGTTAGACGTAATTGAAGGAATAAAAGAGGAATACTGGGCAAAAATACAACAAATTGTTATGGAAGTTCATAATATTAATAATAGATTGCAGAAAATAATTAAGCTATTAAAAAGTCAAGGTTTTTCACAAATAAACTATCAAGAAGATAGCGTATGA
- a CDS encoding methyltransferase FkbM family protein — protein sequence MKKNLPTTLLPNNQEVFCVQPGEVKVLYEQIQSYLKYGITLNETSTVFDVGANIGLFSLLINNISKGKAKICSFEPIPKIFQALKLNADKYNSHNIKTFPIGLGKQAQNIEFTYYPNATAISSIYPYLSEKEKFIKILKDNVSDLPAPQNLIKYLPEPFLSLVSNILINFALKAEKVECEI from the coding sequence ATGAAAAAGAACTTACCAACAACTTTATTACCTAATAATCAAGAAGTTTTTTGTGTTCAACCAGGAGAAGTTAAAGTATTATACGAGCAAATACAAAGTTATTTAAAATACGGTATTACGCTAAACGAGACAAGTACAGTTTTTGATGTTGGGGCAAATATTGGGTTATTTTCCTTGCTGATCAATAATATATCCAAAGGTAAAGCTAAAATATGTTCCTTTGAACCAATACCAAAGATATTTCAAGCCTTAAAATTAAATGCAGATAAATATAATTCTCATAATATCAAAACTTTTCCAATTGGCTTAGGCAAACAAGCACAAAATATAGAATTTACCTACTATCCCAACGCCACAGCAATTTCTAGTATCTATCCATATTTATCAGAGAAAGAAAAGTTTATCAAAATCCTCAAAGATAATGTATCAGATTTACCTGCGCCTCAAAATCTAATTAAATATCTCCCTGAACCTTTCTTATCTTTGGTGAGTAATATACTAATTAATTTTGCCTTGAAGGCAGAAAAAGTTGAATGTGAAATATAA
- a CDS encoding glycosyltransferase, MGT family protein, giving the protein MNYHFGLICPPLTGHLNPMLSLALEIKQRGHQVTLFNYHTSNNFSYINKLGIKTIPICSKKQGEIIDSQLQTLSYFSGWQANDYYIEVMKILAKLNLNILPNKIKSVGCNALLIDQSVIEGRTIADYVQLPMINICNALMLNPSRNLPPALIGWQPNYSKIGILRNYAGYLYITLKSISITNSIKKYREENKIPPYLSAFDKNYIANLWSDIATISQQPSSFEFPRPYLTNNFYFTAPFNNPKIRQHIDFPYEKLNGKPIIYALLGTLQNSVYSIFKKIAQACINFKDYQLIISLGNKQIPKTINSLNKLPQDAIALAYTPQLEILKRASLCITHAGLNTVLECLTNGVPMVAIPIAHDQPGVAARIEWTKTGKVISRNASVAQISRVINEVISNDIYRLNAAKIKQEIQNTNGLKMAVDIIEQSLKENLATIN; this is encoded by the coding sequence ATGAATTATCATTTTGGATTGATTTGTCCACCATTAACAGGACATCTTAATCCCATGCTGTCTTTAGCTTTGGAAATAAAACAAAGAGGACATCAAGTTACATTATTTAATTATCACACAAGCAATAATTTCTCTTACATTAATAAGTTAGGGATTAAAACAATTCCTATTTGTAGTAAAAAGCAGGGAGAAATAATAGATTCTCAATTACAAACATTGTCATATTTTTCAGGTTGGCAAGCTAATGATTACTATATAGAAGTAATGAAAATATTAGCAAAATTAAATTTAAATATTCTACCAAATAAAATAAAATCTGTTGGATGCAATGCTTTATTAATCGATCAATCTGTAATAGAAGGTAGAACTATTGCTGATTATGTGCAGTTACCGATGATCAATATTTGTAACGCACTAATGTTAAATCCAAGTCGTAATCTTCCGCCAGCATTGATAGGATGGCAACCTAATTATTCTAAAATAGGGATATTAAGAAATTACGCTGGATATTTATATATAACCTTAAAATCAATTAGTATAACTAACTCAATTAAAAAATATAGAGAAGAAAATAAAATCCCTCCCTACTTATCTGCTTTCGATAAAAATTATATTGCTAACCTTTGGTCAGATATAGCAACAATTTCACAACAGCCAAGTAGTTTTGAATTTCCCCGCCCATATTTAACTAACAATTTTTATTTCACTGCACCATTTAATAATCCTAAAATTCGTCAACATATTGATTTTCCCTATGAAAAGTTAAATGGAAAACCGATTATTTACGCTTTATTAGGAACTTTGCAAAATTCTGTATATAGTATATTTAAAAAGATAGCTCAAGCTTGTATAAATTTTAAAGATTATCAACTAATTATATCCCTAGGAAATAAACAAATACCAAAAACCATAAATAGTTTAAATAAATTGCCTCAAGACGCGATCGCTCTTGCCTATACACCCCAACTAGAAATATTAAAACGGGCAAGTCTTTGTATTACTCATGCTGGTTTGAATACAGTTTTAGAGTGTTTAACTAACGGTGTGCCGATGGTGGCAATACCTATAGCACATGATCAACCAGGGGTTGCTGCAAGAATTGAATGGACAAAAACAGGAAAAGTTATCAGTCGTAATGCCAGTGTTGCTCAAATTAGTAGAGTAATTAATGAAGTAATAAGTAATGATATTTATCGTCTTAATGCAGCGAAAATAAAACAAGAAATACAAAATACTAATGGTTTAAAAATGGCGGTGGATATTATTGAGCAATCATTAAAAGAAAATTTGGCAACTATAAATTAA
- a CDS encoding transcriptional regulator has translation MKASDGKLYFQQQLLSIINSCKPDTVIVTEAVSIQQLATLTKLIVRYQQCLRNIKLDQPIIVVVLQGIKTIYLGEEEYIFQAGDLFFVPRYLALDVINQPDSNSHNYIALVLELADNLITRIKQAYPELVNHLSDKPSNKIKLDIPLTPQLQQSFIYLVKNIIDNAIDNNCYLHQHRLIEVILLIFQQQGEFIQLINPNLPTHIIYIIAQDLSLPWSTAIVAQKLNVSVSTLKRQLKSYNLNFGEILTQERMKKAMRLLQENKYTVSEVALACGYQSSSRFAARFRNYYQVNPSKV, from the coding sequence ATGAAAGCATCAGATGGAAAGCTTTATTTTCAACAGCAACTACTTAGTATAATTAATAGCTGCAAACCAGACACTGTAATTGTTACTGAAGCGGTATCAATTCAACAGTTGGCAACTCTGACTAAGCTTATTGTGCGTTATCAACAGTGTTTGCGCAATATAAAATTAGATCAGCCGATAATTGTAGTAGTTTTACAGGGTATTAAAACTATTTATTTAGGTGAGGAAGAATATATTTTTCAAGCAGGAGATTTGTTTTTTGTACCCCGATACCTTGCTTTAGATGTAATTAATCAACCTGATTCTAATTCCCATAATTATATAGCATTAGTTTTAGAACTTGCAGACAATTTAATCACCAGAATTAAACAAGCTTATCCTGAATTAGTAAATCATCTTTCAGATAAACCTAGTAACAAAATCAAACTAGATATTCCTCTGACACCTCAATTGCAACAATCTTTTATCTATCTAGTAAAAAATATTATAGATAATGCCATAGATAATAACTGCTATCTTCATCAACATCGTCTTATAGAAGTTATTTTACTAATCTTCCAACAGCAAGGGGAATTTATCCAGCTTATTAATCCTAATTTACCCACCCACATTATATATATAATTGCTCAGGATTTATCTTTACCTTGGTCTACTGCTATAGTGGCGCAAAAACTAAACGTCAGTGTATCTACATTAAAACGTCAATTAAAATCCTATAATTTAAACTTTGGTGAAATCTTAACTCAAGAAAGAATGAAGAAAGCCATGAGATTGTTACAGGAAAACAAATATACAGTATCAGAAGTAGCCTTAGCTTGCGGTTATCAATCTTCCTCACGTTTTGCTGCGCGTTTTCGTAACTATTATCAAGTTAATCCTTCAAAAGTTTAG
- the nblA_3 gene encoding phycobilisome degradation protein NblA, translating to MLPDPNFSLDLDLSLEQEFKMRIFEESLETMNLEDMRSLLIEASKLLMVKDNVIRGLMRKSL from the coding sequence ATGTTACCTGATCCGAACTTTAGCCTCGATTTAGATTTAAGTTTAGAACAAGAATTCAAGATGAGGATCTTTGAAGAATCTCTAGAAACAATGAATTTGGAAGATATGCGATCGCTTTTAATTGAAGCTTCTAAATTACTGATGGTCAAGGATAATGTTATTAGAGGTTTGATGAGAAAATCACTTTAA
- a CDS encoding low temperature-induced protein encodes MLSNRLNNWFKSSIRIVLTVVVCGLLFISNTFVAQADTNTSSPTASRQSDPREGEVSLNKIQAKTDAVAKSNPRGIEEITKEAQKGLNAVQGGADLDKMISPEDAQGATTIEEQANNLLDNIGR; translated from the coding sequence ATGTTATCTAATAGATTAAACAACTGGTTTAAATCTTCAATCCGTATAGTATTAACAGTTGTAGTATGCGGTTTACTCTTTATTTCTAATACATTTGTAGCCCAAGCAGACACTAATACTAGTAGTCCTACTGCTAGCAGACAAAGTGATCCTAGAGAAGGAGAAGTTAGCCTCAATAAAATTCAGGCTAAAACCGATGCTGTTGCCAAATCTAACCCCAGAGGTATTGAGGAAATCACTAAAGAAGCTCAAAAAGGATTAAACGCTGTGCAAGGCGGTGCAGATCTAGATAAAATGATTTCACCTGAAGATGCTCAAGGTGCAACTACAATTGAAGAACAAGCAAATAACCTACTTGATAATATAGGTAGATAA
- a CDS encoding multi-sensor signal transduction histidine kinase, producing MSVLPCTILIIDNDFADRKIHCQYLSLETANDYRIFEAASAVEAWEYLRSIQVDLIVIDYLLPDLDGLKFIAQLKAKTKKMPSMIMLTGFGNEAIAVEAMKAGFSDYLVKSTLTSEVLITAVNKALQKDYLQTLLNKSHKQQQLIAEIALRIRQSLDLQQILDTAVREVQILLNCDRVVIYQFEPDMSGKVVAESVKPGWRKSLGEKINDTCFRDQGAGRYTRGETLAVDNIYQSRLSKCHIKLLEQFQVKANAVVPILLTSSYLPSGKGNLWGLLITHQCISSRNWQSDEIELLDKLSVQLAIAIQQAELLSSLQQELDNRQKLEAQVKRLAQVLEASEDYIGLATVEGQIIWNNPRLQQLVNYNQDINLDKLSIADYHPSWAFKLIKEQGLPTALTQGNWLGETALLRADGEEIPVSQLILAHKSSDGKIEYISLAMRDLSQQKQAEEALKARAIELEWLNRELTKITSLLKERNRELDSFAYVTSHDLKAPLRAIANLATWLSEDLAGQIPEENQQQLALMQSRVRRMDGLIQGLLEYSRVGRKKNRAKVVDVANLLAEIIDSISPPSGFKIIIAESMPIIKTDVLLLEQVFSNLISNAIKYHHSNSGTITIEVEDIGECYQFAIADDGPGISPKYHEKIFEIFQTLHARDEIESTGIGLSIVKKIVEGQGGSLMVKSDLGQGAIFYFTWQKDVLTMDLSEHTVNLLLQ from the coding sequence ATGAGCGTTCTCCCATGTACCATTTTAATTATTGATAATGATTTTGCAGATCGAAAAATACATTGTCAATATCTAAGCCTGGAAACAGCTAATGACTATCGGATATTTGAGGCAGCATCAGCAGTAGAGGCTTGGGAATATTTAAGATCAATTCAAGTTGACTTAATTGTAATTGATTACCTACTTCCTGATCTCGATGGTTTAAAGTTTATTGCCCAATTAAAAGCAAAAACCAAGAAGATGCCATCAATGATTATGTTAACTGGTTTTGGCAATGAGGCGATCGCAGTAGAAGCTATGAAAGCAGGTTTTAGCGATTATTTAGTTAAAAGCACTTTAACTTCAGAAGTTTTAATTACTGCCGTCAATAAAGCACTGCAAAAAGACTATTTACAAACCCTGTTAAATAAAAGTCATAAGCAACAACAGTTAATTGCTGAAATTGCCCTAAGAATTCGTCAGTCATTAGATCTACAGCAAATATTGGATACTGCCGTCCGAGAAGTACAAATTTTACTCAACTGCGATCGCGTAGTTATTTACCAATTTGAGCCAGATATGAGTGGTAAAGTGGTAGCAGAATCAGTAAAACCTGGGTGGAGAAAATCTTTAGGCGAGAAGATTAATGATACTTGTTTTAGAGATCAAGGTGCAGGTAGATACACTAGGGGAGAAACTTTAGCTGTTGATAATATTTATCAATCTCGACTATCTAAATGTCATATCAAGCTTTTAGAGCAATTTCAGGTAAAAGCTAATGCTGTCGTGCCAATTTTACTAACCTCTTCATATTTACCTTCTGGAAAAGGTAATCTTTGGGGACTATTGATTACTCATCAATGTATTAGTAGTCGTAACTGGCAGTCAGATGAAATAGAATTATTAGATAAATTATCAGTCCAATTAGCGATCGCTATTCAACAGGCAGAATTATTAAGCAGTTTACAGCAAGAATTAGATAATCGCCAGAAGTTGGAAGCCCAAGTGAAACGATTAGCTCAAGTTTTAGAAGCATCTGAAGATTATATAGGTCTTGCAACTGTAGAAGGGCAGATAATCTGGAATAATCCTCGTTTGCAACAGTTGGTTAATTATAATCAGGATATTAACTTAGATAAACTCTCGATTGCCGATTATCATCCTTCTTGGGCATTCAAACTAATTAAAGAACAAGGTTTGCCTACTGCACTAACTCAAGGTAATTGGTTGGGAGAAACCGCTCTTTTAAGGGCAGATGGTGAGGAGATACCAGTTTCCCAATTAATTTTGGCTCATAAATCTTCAGATGGCAAAATTGAATATATATCCTTAGCAATGCGAGATTTAAGCCAACAAAAACAAGCGGAGGAAGCTTTAAAAGCAAGAGCAATTGAGCTTGAATGGCTAAATCGGGAATTAACAAAAATTACCTCTCTACTTAAAGAGCGTAATCGAGAATTAGATAGCTTTGCCTATGTGACTTCTCATGATTTAAAAGCACCCTTGAGAGCGATCGCCAATTTAGCTACCTGGTTGAGCGAAGATTTAGCAGGACAAATACCTGAAGAAAATCAACAGCAACTTGCCCTTATGCAATCTCGCGTAAGACGGATGGATGGTTTAATCCAAGGTTTATTGGAATATTCGCGTGTAGGACGCAAAAAAAACCGAGCAAAAGTAGTTGATGTAGCCAATTTGCTAGCAGAGATTATTGATTCTATATCTCCTCCTTCAGGGTTTAAAATTATTATTGCCGAATCTATGCCTATAATTAAGACTGATGTACTATTATTGGAACAAGTGTTTTCTAATCTAATTAGTAATGCCATCAAATATCATCATTCCAACTCAGGCACAATTACAATTGAGGTAGAAGATATAGGAGAATGCTATCAGTTTGCGATCGCTGATGATGGGCCTGGCATTTCACCTAAATATCATGAAAAAATCTTCGAGATCTTCCAAACTTTACACGCACGGGATGAGATTGAAAGTACAGGTATTGGTCTATCGATTGTTAAGAAGATAGTGGAAGGTCAAGGTGGCAGTTTGATGGTTAAATCTGATTTAGGACAGGGAGCAATATTTTATTTTACCTGGCAGAAAGATGTTTTAACTATGGATTTATCAGAGCATACCGTAAATTTATTACTTCAATAG
- a CDS encoding arginine decarboxylase — MVNSQSKSSQLSPESQNVVVNSEFISENNSDQRSQQASSFYGEVICDWTIEDSVKLYNIEGWGEPYFGINRLGNVTVSPQGNDHSCLDLAELVESLKKRNLELPLLIRFPDILADRMTRLQGCMEQAIARYDYAGKYQGVFPIKCNQNRHLIEALVHHGKSYHFGLEAGSKPELIIALASLESESDTVQPLLMCNGYKDREYIETALLAIKLGQKPLIIIEQPQELDLVLEISQELEIEPILGVRAKLDTKGIGRWGNSTGERAKFGLTITEILQVVRKLATANKLDCLQLLHFHIGSQISAIGVIKNAIREASQIYVQLVKLGAKMQYLDVGGGLAVDYDGSKTNFHASKNYNMQNYANDIVAQIKDACEQAQVAVPTIVSESGRAIAAHQSVLIFDVLGTSTVPTLIADAPSEGASLIIRNFWDTYLSIDQTNVQESYNDAIEFKQEALSLFNFGYLSLAERAMAEQLYWACCSKIAAIIDNCDYVPDDFEDLTQIMSSTYYVNLSIFQSVPDAWAIKQLFPIMPIQRLNEKPTARGILADITCDSDGKLDQFIDLKEVKNVLELHPIESADQPNPRPYYLGMFLVGAYQEIMGSLHNLFGDTNVVHIRITPNGYKVESLVKGDTIREVLGYVQYDSEDLLETMRRRTETALQNHTITLEESQKLLQNYASTLNNYTYLK, encoded by the coding sequence ATGGTCAATAGCCAGTCTAAATCAAGTCAGTTGTCTCCAGAATCCCAGAATGTAGTAGTAAACTCGGAATTTATATCGGAAAATAATTCGGACCAACGGTCACAGCAGGCTTCGTCGTTTTACGGCGAAGTAATCTGTGACTGGACAATAGAAGATAGCGTCAAGTTATACAATATTGAAGGTTGGGGAGAACCATATTTTGGAATCAACAGACTGGGTAATGTCACTGTTTCCCCTCAAGGCAATGATCATAGTTGTCTCGATTTAGCTGAATTGGTAGAGTCTTTAAAAAAGCGCAATCTTGAGTTGCCCTTATTAATTCGTTTTCCTGACATTTTAGCTGACAGAATGACGAGATTACAAGGTTGTATGGAACAAGCGATCGCTCGTTATGATTATGCAGGTAAATATCAAGGGGTTTTTCCGATCAAATGTAATCAAAATCGTCATTTGATTGAGGCTTTAGTACATCACGGGAAATCTTATCACTTTGGTTTAGAAGCAGGTTCTAAGCCTGAATTAATTATTGCTTTGGCAAGTTTAGAATCGGAATCTGATACTGTTCAACCCTTATTAATGTGCAATGGGTATAAAGATCGTGAATACATCGAAACTGCCTTATTAGCTATCAAACTGGGGCAAAAACCATTAATCATTATTGAACAGCCTCAAGAACTTGATTTAGTCTTGGAAATTAGCCAAGAATTAGAAATTGAGCCTATTTTGGGAGTACGTGCCAAATTAGATACGAAGGGCATAGGCAGATGGGGTAATTCCACAGGCGAGCGCGCTAAATTTGGCTTAACAATTACTGAGATTCTCCAGGTAGTAAGAAAACTCGCAACAGCTAATAAACTCGATTGTCTACAATTATTACACTTTCATATTGGATCTCAAATCTCTGCCATTGGTGTAATTAAAAATGCCATCCGTGAGGCTAGCCAAATTTATGTTCAGTTAGTCAAGTTGGGTGCAAAAATGCAATATCTTGATGTGGGGGGCGGTTTAGCTGTAGATTACGACGGTTCTAAAACTAACTTCCATGCTTCTAAAAACTACAATATGCAGAATTATGCTAATGATATTGTGGCACAAATTAAAGATGCTTGTGAGCAGGCTCAAGTAGCTGTACCAACAATTGTGAGTGAAAGTGGTAGAGCGATCGCAGCCCATCAATCTGTATTGATTTTTGATGTTTTGGGAACTAGCACTGTTCCAACTTTAATTGCTGATGCACCATCAGAGGGTGCTTCTTTGATTATTCGTAATTTTTGGGATACATATTTATCCATCGATCAGACTAATGTTCAAGAAAGCTACAACGATGCGATCGAATTTAAACAGGAAGCCTTAAGTTTATTTAACTTTGGATATTTAAGTTTAGCTGAACGGGCGATGGCTGAACAATTATACTGGGCTTGTTGTTCTAAGATTGCAGCAATCATTGATAACTGTGATTATGTACCTGATGATTTTGAGGATCTAACTCAAATTATGTCATCTACCTACTATGTTAATCTTTCGATTTTTCAGTCTGTACCTGATGCTTGGGCGATTAAACAGCTTTTTCCTATTATGCCTATCCAGCGTCTGAATGAAAAACCTACTGCCAGAGGCATCTTAGCAGATATTACTTGTGATAGTGATGGCAAATTGGATCAATTTATTGACCTTAAGGAGGTTAAAAATGTCTTGGAGTTACATCCTATAGAATCTGCTGATCAACCTAACCCACGTCCTTATTATTTAGGTATGTTTCTAGTTGGGGCATATCAGGAAATTATGGGCAGCTTACATAATCTTTTTGGGGATACTAACGTGGTACATATTAGAATTACCCCTAATGGTTATAAAGTGGAATCTTTGGTTAAGGGAGACACTATTAGGGAAGTCTTAGGGTATGTACAGTATGATAGCGAAGACTTGCTAGAAACTATGCGCCGTCGCACAGAAACTGCGTTGCAGAATCATACTATTACTTTGGAAGAATCCCAAAAACTGTTACAAAATTACGCCAGTACCCTAAATAACTACACTTATCTAAAATAA
- a CDS encoding fructose-bisphosphate aldolase, class II, Calvin cycle subtype: MALVPMRLLLDHAAENDYGIPAYNVNNMEQIISIMQAANEADSPVILQASRGARSYAGENFLRHLVMAAAESYPHIPIAMHQDHGNSPATCYSAIRNGFTSVMMDGSLEADAKTPASFDYNVNVTAEVVKVAHAVGASVEGELGCLGSLETGQGEAEDGHGFEGTLSKEQLLTDPDEAVEFVERTQVDALAVAIGTSHGAYKFTRKPTGEILAISRIEEIHRRLPNVHLVMHGSSSVPQEWIDIINANGGNIPETYGVPVEEIQKGIKSGVRKVNIDTDNRLAITAAIREAAFKDPSNFDPRHFLKPSIAYMKTVCLRRYESFGTAGNASKIKQVSLEDFAAKYAKGELSSSGANKKTVSV; encoded by the coding sequence ATGGCGCTCGTCCCAATGCGTTTGCTTTTAGATCACGCTGCTGAAAACGATTATGGTATTCCTGCGTATAATGTTAATAATATGGAGCAAATTATCTCCATTATGCAAGCTGCTAATGAAGCTGATAGCCCTGTAATTTTACAAGCTTCTCGTGGTGCGCGTAGTTATGCAGGTGAAAATTTCTTACGTCACCTAGTAATGGCAGCAGCAGAAAGCTATCCTCATATTCCCATCGCTATGCACCAGGATCATGGTAATAGCCCTGCAACTTGCTATTCTGCAATTCGCAATGGTTTTACTAGCGTCATGATGGACGGTTCTTTAGAGGCAGACGCTAAAACTCCTGCAAGCTTTGATTATAATGTTAACGTCACTGCAGAAGTAGTTAAAGTAGCTCATGCAGTTGGTGCTAGTGTAGAAGGTGAACTAGGTTGTTTAGGTTCTCTCGAAACTGGACAAGGAGAAGCTGAAGATGGTCATGGTTTTGAAGGAACTCTTAGTAAAGAGCAATTATTAACTGATCCTGACGAAGCAGTAGAATTCGTTGAACGTACTCAAGTAGATGCTTTGGCTGTTGCGATCGGTACTAGTCATGGTGCTTACAAATTTACTCGCAAACCCACTGGCGAAATTTTGGCTATTAGCAGAATTGAAGAAATTCACCGTCGTCTACCTAACGTTCACTTGGTAATGCACGGTTCTTCTTCTGTACCTCAAGAGTGGATCGATATTATTAACGCAAATGGTGGTAATATTCCTGAAACTTACGGTGTACCTGTAGAAGAAATTCAAAAAGGTATTAAGAGTGGTGTTCGTAAAGTTAACATTGATACTGACAACCGTTTAGCAATTACTGCAGCTATCCGTGAAGCAGCTTTCAAAGATCCTTCTAACTTTGATCCTCGCCACTTCCTCAAGCCATCTATTGCATACATGAAAACTGTATGTCTCAGACGCTATGAGTCCTTTGGTACTGCTGGTAACGCTAGTAAAATTAAGCAAGTTTCTCTTGAAGACTTTGCAGCTAAATATGCTAAAGGTGAATTATCATCTTCTGGTGCTAATAAGAAAACTGTTTCTGTGTAA